In Pseudomonadota bacterium, the genomic stretch CCCCGCCGCCGACTGCTGGGGTGGGAGGCATGGGGAGCACACCAGTGCCGTTGGGCGGAGCTGGCGGCGCCTTCGGTCAAGGGGGCGGCGGAGGTTTTCCAACCGGCTTGTCGGTGTGCGGCGACGGCGTGCTCGACCCCTTGCACGAGCTGTGTGATGACGGCAATCGGGTGCCGGGCGATGGCTGCTCGCCGGACTGCCAGCTCGAGCTAGGCTGGCAATGTCCTGCGCCAGGTTCCCCCTGCGTCGCGGCCAGGTGTGGTGACGGTATCGTCGCATCAACCGGGTCGGGCGCGCTCGATGAGAAGTGCGATGACGGCAACAACATCCCTGGAGATGGTTGCTCACCCACCTGCAAGATCGAGCCCGGTTGGGTGTGTGTACCGGCCTGTCGCAGAACCGTGTGTGGGGACGGCGTGGTCGAGGGCTTGGAGCACTGCGATGACAGAAATCAGAATCCCTTCGACGGTTGCCACGAGTGCTTGACGGTCCCGCAGTGCGGCGTGGGTCCCTGCCCTGCGATCTGCGGCGACGGTCTGGTGTTTCCCGGGGAAGCCTGCGACGATGGGAACCGTAAAGATGGAGACGGTTGCTCCGCGAGCTGCATGCTCGAGCCCGGCTGGAGGTGCTTGAACTTCCCTATCAGCGGCAGCCAGACGGGCGCGATGGAGCTGCGGGTCCCGGTCGTCTACCGGGATTTCATGGCTGTGACCCGCATGGCCGGTGACGCGCACCTGATCCATCAGGATTTTGCGGACACGAACACTCCTGCAATTGGATCACCAGGCATGGTCCACGACATGCTGGGCCCAAACTTCAAGCCCGCATACACCGGTGCATGCGAGGTTGGAGCCCCGGTATTGGGGCCAGGCTGTCAAGGCGCGCAGACCAACTCCCGCGCCCTGTTCGACCAGTGGTACACCGACGGGCCTCTGTCGCGCACCGTGTACGATGTGCTGGCAATGCAGCAAGACCCGGCACAACCAAGC encodes the following:
- a CDS encoding DUF4215 domain-containing protein, whose product is MLDPLHELCDDGNRVPGDGCSPDCQLELGWQCPAPGSPCVAARCGDGIVASTGSGALDEKCDDGNNIPGDGCSPTCKIEPGWVCVPACRRTVCGDGVVEGLEHCDDRNQNPFDGCHECLTVPQCGVGPCPAICGDGLVFPGEACDDGNRKDGDGCSASCMLEPGWRCLNFPISGSQTGAMELRVPVVYRDFMAVTRMAGDAHLIHQDFADTNTPAIGSPGMVHDMLGPNFKPAYTGACEVGAPVLGPGCQGAQTNSRALFDQWYTDGPLSRTVYDVLAMQQDPAQPSKYLFDSDRFVPIDGRGWQASGQEENQRVCQNGGNFRFSTETRYWFTFRGGEQFQFSGDDDVWVFIGGMLALDLGGVHARLTARVTLRPDGTTSCDGTCVLPSRTLGLLVGQIYEIALFHAERRCCGSHFQLELTGFERLQTLCEETCGDGVVTAGEQCDDGNRINNDYCSNDCKINNLVF